A single genomic interval of Vibrio gallicus harbors:
- the glpE gene encoding thiosulfate sulfurtransferase GlpE produces MEEVQRIDVHSAFNLQQQNNGLLVDIRDPQSFALAHPKDAFHLTDSSLVGFMQQAEFEQPVLVMCYHGISSVGAAQYLLNQGFEQVYSVEGGFEAWQRQMLPTENA; encoded by the coding sequence ATGGAAGAAGTACAACGAATTGACGTACATTCGGCATTCAACCTGCAACAGCAAAATAATGGCTTATTAGTTGATATTCGGGACCCACAATCTTTTGCACTTGCACATCCGAAAGATGCTTTTCATTTAACGGATTCGAGCTTAGTTGGTTTTATGCAGCAAGCTGAATTTGAACAGCCTGTACTGGTGATGTGCTACCACGGTATTAGTAGTGTGGGAGCTGCCCAGTATTTGCTTAATCAAGGCTTTGAACAAGTATACAGCGTAGAGGGTGGGTTTGAGGCTTGGCAGCGCCAAATGTTACCAACAGAGAATGCGTGA
- the rpoH gene encoding RNA polymerase sigma factor RpoH — MANKTFSMAVVSQDSLDSYISSANGYPMLTPEKERELAERLHYNGEIEAAKELILSHLRFVVHVARGYSGYGLPLADLVQEGNIGLMKAVKRFNPEVGVRLVSFAVHWIKAEIHEYVLRNWRIVKVATTKAQRKLFFNLRKNKKRLGWFNQNEVETVASELGVSPSEVREMESRLAAQDATFEFSADDDDNASSSPVAPALYLEDQHSDIAESYEADNWESHTNTRLANALATLDERSQNIVRSRWLDDKKLTLQELAQTYGVSAERIRQLEKNAMKKLKGAVGDL, encoded by the coding sequence ATGGCTAATAAAACGTTTTCAATGGCAGTCGTCTCTCAAGATAGCTTAGATAGCTATATCAGCTCAGCAAATGGGTATCCAATGCTGACGCCTGAAAAAGAAAGAGAGCTAGCCGAGCGTTTACATTACAACGGTGAGATTGAGGCAGCAAAAGAGCTGATCTTGTCTCATTTACGTTTTGTTGTTCATGTCGCTCGAGGTTACTCTGGCTACGGCTTGCCTCTAGCTGATTTAGTTCAAGAAGGTAATATTGGACTGATGAAAGCGGTTAAGCGATTTAACCCAGAAGTTGGAGTTCGCTTAGTCTCATTTGCAGTGCATTGGATTAAAGCTGAGATTCATGAGTATGTATTGCGTAACTGGCGTATCGTCAAGGTAGCAACAACTAAGGCTCAACGTAAATTATTCTTCAATCTTAGAAAGAATAAAAAACGCTTAGGATGGTTTAACCAAAATGAGGTTGAAACCGTTGCAAGTGAATTGGGTGTTTCCCCTTCTGAGGTTCGTGAAATGGAATCTCGTTTGGCAGCCCAAGATGCAACCTTTGAGTTTAGCGCTGATGATGACGATAATGCGTCATCAAGCCCAGTTGCTCCTGCGTTATACCTAGAAGACCAGCATTCAGATATTGCAGAGAGCTATGAAGCAGACAATTGGGAAAGTCATACCAATACGCGTCTTGCAAATGCGCTAGCAACTCTGGATGAAAGAAGTCAGAATATCGTTCGCTCTCGTTGGTTGGATGATAAAAAGCTAACGCTTCAAGAGTTAGCCCAGACTTATGGTGTTTCTGCGGAACGTATTCGTCAGCTAGAAAAAAATGCGATGAAGAAACTTAAAGGTGCCGTCGGCGATCTTTAG
- the ftsX gene encoding permease-like cell division protein FtsX yields the protein MGNKGNVAKVGYMRSHVLVAKGALKDLLSRPLGSLFTLAVIAIILALPASLYVVAKNVVIASEQVTQPAAVSAYLQEGTPAAKIMLIKDELENDQSVSSVEYISSQQGLADLSEVSGFDNTMSLLDDDALPALLVIHPQHASKASQQRILQLTNSITEFTDVRVDKDWLQRFAAVKDLSTALAISLAVMMLIAVVLIIGNAMRFSVLAHKQEIQVMKFLGATNSYILRPYLYTGMWLGLLGAVMAWIVTLILSLVLSSSVELVARLYDSSFGFNSLGADETLILLLLGGFLGLFAAQASARRHLSEIEPN from the coding sequence ATGGGAAATAAAGGAAACGTGGCTAAAGTCGGTTACATGCGCTCGCACGTACTAGTGGCAAAAGGCGCACTAAAAGACCTTTTAAGCAGACCACTAGGAAGCTTATTTACATTGGCTGTTATCGCCATAATCTTGGCTCTGCCTGCCAGTCTATATGTTGTAGCAAAAAACGTCGTTATTGCTTCTGAACAGGTTACTCAGCCTGCCGCTGTAAGTGCTTACTTACAAGAGGGGACACCTGCGGCTAAGATCATGCTTATTAAAGATGAGCTAGAGAATGACCAGTCAGTATCGAGCGTTGAATACATATCCTCACAACAAGGCTTAGCGGACTTAAGTGAGGTTTCTGGTTTCGATAATACCATGAGTCTGCTTGATGATGATGCGTTACCTGCATTGCTGGTTATTCACCCTCAGCACGCATCAAAGGCTTCTCAACAGCGTATACTCCAGCTAACCAATTCTATAACTGAGTTTACGGATGTACGGGTAGACAAAGATTGGTTGCAACGCTTTGCTGCGGTTAAAGATCTAAGTACTGCTTTAGCTATTTCTTTAGCTGTAATGATGTTAATTGCAGTTGTACTAATCATCGGCAATGCAATGCGCTTTAGTGTGTTGGCTCATAAACAAGAGATTCAGGTAATGAAGTTCTTAGGAGCAACAAATAGCTATATCTTAAGGCCTTATTTATATACGGGTATGTGGCTTGGTTTGCTTGGAGCTGTCATGGCTTGGATCGTGACCTTAATCTTATCTCTTGTATTAAGTAGTTCGGTTGAGCTGGTGGCTCGTCTTTATGATAGTAGCTTTGGCTTTAACAGCTTAGGGGCAGATGAAACCCTAATATTATTATTATTAGGTGGTTTCTTAGGATTATTTGCAGCTCAAGCCTCAGCTCGTCGTCATCTTTCTGAAATTGAACCTAATTAG
- the ftsE gene encoding cell division ATP-binding protein FtsE, whose translation MINFQQVSKAYRGGHQALQKVDFNLRKGELAFLGGHSGAGKSTLLKLICAMERPTDGKIFFNGHDITRINDRDIPLLRRNVGIVFQDHRLLMDRSVFDNVALPMRIESYAENEIKRRVNAALDKTGLLDKARCLPSQLSGGEQQRVGIARAVVNRPTLLLADEPTGNLDYELSNRIFRLFEEFNRAGVSILIATHDVSMMEQRRQYRRFELNQGFLSEAAGYGK comes from the coding sequence GTGATTAATTTTCAACAGGTAAGTAAGGCTTACCGTGGAGGCCATCAGGCACTCCAAAAGGTAGACTTTAACCTTAGAAAGGGAGAGTTGGCTTTCCTTGGTGGACACTCTGGTGCGGGTAAAAGTACGCTGCTCAAACTCATTTGTGCAATGGAAAGACCAACGGATGGCAAGATATTCTTTAATGGGCATGATATTACACGCATCAATGACCGAGATATCCCGCTCTTACGCCGCAACGTTGGTATCGTTTTTCAAGACCACAGACTATTAATGGATCGCAGTGTATTTGATAACGTAGCACTGCCAATGCGGATAGAGTCATATGCCGAAAATGAAATTAAACGCCGCGTTAATGCAGCGTTAGATAAAACAGGATTATTAGATAAAGCACGTTGCTTACCGTCTCAACTTTCCGGTGGAGAGCAGCAGCGAGTCGGTATTGCTAGAGCTGTAGTAAACCGTCCAACATTACTATTGGCGGATGAACCGACGGGTAATCTAGATTATGAATTATCAAATCGGATCTTTCGGTTATTCGAGGAGTTTAACCGTGCGGGGGTTTCAATATTAATTGCTACTCACGATGTATCTATGATGGAACAGCGTCGACAGTATCGCCGTTTTGAACTTAATCAAGGTTTTCTAAGCGAGGCTGCTGGCTATGGGAAATAA
- the ftsY gene encoding signal recognition particle-docking protein FtsY — MTDKKKRGLLSWLGFGEDEQAPAEQKHSAQPDTQEPETEELVEQQDLQSESDTTSEAQEAEVSLSDEAPVEPEAVTEPRELEANTEPVAQPEVQEKPTESFFARLKRSLARTKANIGAGFFGLFKGKKIDDELFEELEEQLLIADVGMETTMKIIDNLTEKASRQDLKDGEALYDLLKQEMADILSTVEKPLEIDTQKGPYVILMVGVNGVGKTTTIGKLAKQFQAQGQKVMLAAGDTFRAAAVEQLQVWGQRNDVPVIAQHTGADSASVIFDAIEAAKARGYDVVIADTAGRLQNKSNLMEELRKIVRVMKKIDGSAPHEVMLTLDAATGQNAISQAKLFSDVAPVTGITLTKLDGTAKGGVIFALADKFSIPIRFIGVGEGIDDLRPFETQDFIEALFSRDE; from the coding sequence ATGACGGATAAGAAAAAACGCGGGTTATTATCGTGGCTTGGATTCGGTGAAGACGAGCAAGCCCCTGCAGAACAAAAGCATTCAGCGCAGCCGGATACTCAAGAGCCAGAAACTGAAGAGCTAGTTGAACAGCAAGATCTTCAGTCTGAATCTGATACTACATCTGAAGCGCAAGAGGCAGAAGTATCACTGTCGGATGAAGCGCCAGTTGAACCCGAAGCGGTTACCGAGCCGCGAGAGCTTGAAGCTAATACTGAGCCTGTAGCGCAGCCGGAAGTTCAAGAAAAACCGACCGAAAGCTTTTTTGCTCGCTTAAAGCGCAGCCTTGCTCGTACTAAGGCGAATATAGGTGCTGGCTTCTTTGGTTTATTCAAGGGTAAGAAAATTGATGATGAGCTATTTGAGGAGCTAGAAGAGCAGCTTCTGATTGCTGATGTTGGTATGGAAACCACAATGAAGATCATCGATAACCTAACGGAAAAAGCGTCACGTCAGGATCTAAAAGACGGTGAGGCTCTATATGATCTTCTAAAACAAGAAATGGCCGACATACTGTCTACTGTTGAAAAACCATTAGAGATCGATACACAAAAAGGGCCTTACGTCATCTTGATGGTTGGGGTTAACGGTGTGGGTAAGACAACCACTATAGGCAAGCTTGCAAAACAATTTCAGGCGCAAGGCCAGAAGGTGATGTTAGCGGCTGGTGATACCTTCCGTGCCGCAGCGGTTGAGCAACTTCAGGTTTGGGGTCAGCGTAATGACGTTCCTGTTATTGCTCAGCATACAGGGGCAGATAGTGCCTCAGTAATATTTGATGCTATAGAAGCCGCTAAGGCCCGTGGTTATGATGTGGTGATAGCAGATACTGCTGGTCGACTGCAAAACAAAAGTAATCTAATGGAAGAGTTACGCAAGATAGTCCGAGTGATGAAGAAAATTGATGGCAGCGCACCACACGAGGTGATGCTGACTCTAGATGCTGCTACAGGACAGAATGCGATAAGCCAAGCTAAATTGTTCAGTGATGTTGCACCGGTAACTGGTATTACTTTGACTAAGCTTGATGGCACAGCAAAAGGTGGCGTTATATTTGCGCTGGCGGATAAATTTAGTATCCCAATTCGCTTTATTGGGGTAGGTGAAGGTATTGATGACCTACGCCCATTCGAAACTCAAGATTTTATTGAAGCTCTATTTAGTAGAGACGAGTAA
- the rsmD gene encoding 16S rRNA (guanine(966)-N(2))-methyltransferase RsmD produces the protein MRKPQRPSISKNTSKSRAGSGSIRIISGLWRGRKLPVHDAEGLRPTTDRVKETLFNWVAMDIPHSRCLDLFAGSGGLGFEAASRQASMVTMLELNKQAHTQLKKNISTLNASNIEAFNKDSLQFLQSQGEPYDVVFIDPPFRKGLLEETITLLENNNWLAKNAIVYIEAEKELELPEIPAHWLLHREKIAGQVRYQLFTRQTP, from the coding sequence ATGAGAAAACCACAACGTCCTTCTATAAGCAAAAATACTAGTAAATCTAGAGCTGGATCGGGTTCTATACGGATTATCAGTGGGCTCTGGCGAGGTAGGAAGCTACCAGTCCACGATGCCGAGGGATTACGTCCAACTACAGATAGAGTTAAAGAAACCTTATTTAACTGGGTAGCTATGGATATCCCCCACTCGAGATGCCTAGACCTATTTGCAGGCTCTGGTGGGTTGGGATTCGAAGCCGCTTCTCGTCAAGCGAGTATGGTTACTATGCTTGAGCTAAATAAACAAGCACATACCCAGCTCAAAAAAAACATCTCAACACTTAACGCTAGTAATATTGAAGCATTCAATAAAGACAGCCTACAATTTTTACAAAGTCAGGGTGAACCTTATGATGTTGTATTTATTGACCCACCATTTCGTAAGGGCTTGCTTGAAGAAACGATAACCTTGCTAGAAAATAACAACTGGCTAGCCAAAAATGCCATTGTTTATATCGAGGCTGAAAAAGAACTTGAGCTACCTGAGATTCCTGCACACTGGCTTCTACATAGAGAAAAGATTGCAGGCCAAGTCCGTTATCAACTATTTACGAGGCAAACTCCATGA
- a CDS encoding DUF1145 domain-containing protein, with the protein MKYLLILAKAAIAFVWFVLIFNIFQPFPGKASIALYIMTAFLFIMHGLQSAIFIGAFGDKLKISSWEKWSILIFGIFALLDIRRKHMM; encoded by the coding sequence ATGAAATACCTATTAATTTTAGCAAAGGCCGCCATTGCTTTTGTCTGGTTCGTGCTAATTTTTAATATCTTCCAACCGTTCCCCGGTAAAGCTTCGATTGCCCTTTATATCATGACTGCATTTTTGTTTATCATGCACGGCCTTCAATCCGCTATTTTTATAGGGGCGTTTGGCGATAAACTCAAGATAAGTAGTTGGGAAAAGTGGTCAATACTGATCTTCGGTATCTTTGCACTACTAGATATACGCCGTAAGCATATGATGTAA
- a CDS encoding c-type cytochrome, which produces MDMPRKLITLVTAALLFSSATFAATSQDDYDAIAQRIKPVGDVYLAGAEPEQVVAAGPRDGASVYGTYCIACHGTGVGGAPKPGEATDWSARIAQGNDVLIEHAIKGFNAMPAKGACMDCSDDEIIAAVNHMIEGL; this is translated from the coding sequence ATGGATATGCCTCGTAAACTAATCACACTTGTTACTGCCGCACTATTATTTTCCAGTGCAACCTTTGCGGCAACCAGTCAAGATGACTACGATGCGATTGCACAACGCATCAAACCTGTTGGCGATGTTTATCTCGCAGGTGCCGAGCCTGAACAAGTCGTCGCAGCAGGACCACGTGATGGCGCAAGCGTCTATGGTACATACTGTATTGCCTGCCACGGCACCGGTGTTGGTGGAGCACCTAAACCGGGTGAAGCGACAGATTGGAGCGCACGTATTGCTCAGGGCAACGATGTACTTATCGAGCATGCAATCAAGGGCTTCAACGCAATGCCAGCAAAAGGGGCTTGTATGGATTGTAGCGACGACGAGATCATCGCCGCTGTAAATCACATGATTGAAGGCTTATAG